The following DNA comes from Peribacillus sp. FSL E2-0218.
CTTAAAGACAGCTCCGATCTTCACCTAACGCACATGTTCGTCAAGTAATGTACGTCATAATTCTTTATTCTTTAAATGATAACCCTTCTTCTTCTAATGAAGTTCTCAAAGTTGGTAAGGAAGCTGGGCCAATACCGTGAATTTTTAAAATTTCTTTTTCCGTGTGCTTTGATAGTTCTTTCAACGTGTCGATCCCTTCGTGAACCAATGCATTTCTTGCAGGTGAACTGAGTTTCGAGAGGAAGCCACTTTTAGGCTTATTCTCATTATCACATGTAGGACAACTTGGACAGTCACTACTTTTGTAATACTTATGTCCCTTTTCACAAACCCTTAAATTTTTTTCTACTGTCAGAATAATCCCTCCAAACAATATCTGTATTCCATTTTTACATAATATATATATTAGTTATACATTCCCGACAAAAACTATGTATAAGAATCGTGCCCGATTGCTGAAGATAGATTTTTTACCATTTCAACAATCCAAAAAAATCAGTCGTAAACATTAAAAGTAAAAATATTGATATTATCACTAATTGAATAGTTGAAAAAATATAATCATTTCTGTTTTCTGCATATTTCTTCTCCATAATCACTCTAGTTGTTTCAGATGCAATTATAAAAACAAACAAGAGGATATGCGTTTCCAAATACCAAATATGCTCTAAAGGTTCACGTTTGACGTTAGTTAAAAAACCGATAAACGAAAAGACAATAAAAATGATTCTAATTGTCCAATCAATTTTTTTGTGTTTATCATTTACATGGCCATAGGAAAACAATTCTTTCTTTTTAACATTAAGCCATTTTCTCAAAACTTTATTAATGAAAAAGAGAAAAAGTCCAAAAATAGATAACAATAAAATTAACTTTACGAAAACACTCTCCACGAACGAATCACCACCTACCAAAAAACTTTTTCTTTTATCAGATTCCAATTATTTCAAATACACTCATTTTAAACAAGACCTGTTTTCAATAAAATGCCCAGATTGTTGAACAATCCTTCTTTTAGCTAATGCACCCGGTAGTTAAACAATCTTTGCACTTTCCATTTGTCAAAATACTTTTGATAACCCATTTCCTCTGCTATCTTCCCATTTAAAAGTATGAGATCCCGACAAGGCTTCATAACTTGAATTCCCTTTTACATCCCCGAAGAGCGTTTCAAATGTATTCATATCCTCTGAATGTGTTGTTTCATTATCAACTAATTCAGATGTATTCATTATCATTCTTTCACTACTTTATTTTATCCTATCTATAATCTATTCGATAAAATAAAGAATGAATCCAGCTATAATGCCCGTTAGTTACATAAAACACTACTAAAAAAATACCTCCAATCTTAAGCTAATGCATCTGTTAGTTGAAGAAAAGAACTCTGACGTATTTTAGAACAAGATCTTGAACCAATAAAAATATCAACCAGCCACATACTCCTAAACCAATGGATATAAATAATTGAACGGAGTTTTGTAAAGCTATATAAACGATCACTAACAAAACTGCAGTTGCAGGAAATCCCCAAAGTACCCCTAATGCAAACTTGCTTAATGTGGCGGTTTGTTCCCCTTGGACATACAGCCATATTATGCTAAGTAAACTAACCAATGGAAGCGCAGCAAGTATTCCTCCATATGAAGGAAATCTTCTTGAAATTTCCGTAACCACACCAATAACGATTGCTGAAGCAATAATTTTCGTTATTACATACATTGTTTTGCTCGCTCACTTAAGACC
Coding sequences within:
- a CDS encoding RNA polymerase alpha subunit C-terminal domain-containing protein gives rise to the protein MTVEKNLRVCEKGHKYYKSSDCPSCPTCDNENKPKSGFLSKLSSPARNALVHEGIDTLKELSKHTEKEILKIHGIGPASLPTLRTSLEEEGLSFKE
- a CDS encoding DUF4181 domain-containing protein; this translates as MESVFVKLILLLSIFGLFLFFINKVLRKWLNVKKKELFSYGHVNDKHKKIDWTIRIIFIVFSFIGFLTNVKREPLEHIWYLETHILLFVFIIASETTRVIMEKKYAENRNDYIFSTIQLVIISIFLLLMFTTDFFGLLKW
- a CDS encoding DUF3147 family protein, with protein sequence MYVITKIIASAIVIGVVTEISRRFPSYGGILAALPLVSLLSIIWLYVQGEQTATLSKFALGVLWGFPATAVLLVIVYIALQNSVQLFISIGLGVCGWLIFLLVQDLVLKYVRVLFFN